The proteins below are encoded in one region of Candidatus Methanomethylicota archaeon:
- a CDS encoding glycosyltransferase family 4 protein has translation YLKKEGYEPKVFSLSISDEIKKIFDSLDIPYFCPKSFSTIEKLVFLRKISKEIPKEHDIAFFSHHAYSPILIKMMREIPKAYYLYEPPRIFYEPHLKGVGLRRLDFITKEIDKIGTRAADLILCSSDYIREYIYKVYGGFAVVNSLGVDLEKYNYRKLGIDVSYGKRDNVIVSAGVIHPQKAHDFIIRSLKYIPKSKRPKLLVITAGLIYDRLYLKEIYELAKILNIDIEIKEKFISHKDFRLPLARSKLMAIPYIMEPPVEPVAYAFKTPIVAVREAGAREAVINKVTGLLIPRNLKEFAKAIEFLLDNPDIAAKMGERGYLF, from the coding sequence AATATCTTAAAAAGGAAGGGTATGAACCCAAAGTATTCTCTCTCAGTATTAGTGATGAGATAAAGAAAATATTTGATAGCTTAGACATTCCTTATTTTTGTCCAAAATCGTTCTCTACTATTGAGAAATTAGTTTTTCTAAGAAAAATAAGTAAGGAGATCCCAAAAGAACACGACATAGCTTTCTTTAGTCACCATGCCTATTCGCCTATTCTCATAAAAATGATGAGAGAAATCCCTAAAGCATATTATCTCTATGAGCCTCCACGAATTTTCTATGAGCCACATTTAAAAGGAGTTGGATTAAGGCGACTTGATTTTATAACCAAAGAAATAGATAAGATAGGTACAAGAGCCGCTGATCTAATTCTGTGTTCTTCTGATTATATCCGCGAATACATTTATAAAGTATACGGGGGATTTGCTGTTGTAAACAGTCTTGGAGTTGATCTGGAAAAGTATAATTATAGGAAATTAGGTATTGATGTAAGCTATGGGAAAAGAGATAACGTAATAGTCTCGGCGGGCGTAATACATCCTCAAAAAGCCCATGACTTTATAATTAGAAGCCTTAAATATATACCAAAATCAAAGAGACCTAAATTGCTGGTGATAACTGCCGGCCTAATATATGATCGGTTATATCTAAAAGAAATTTATGAATTGGCAAAAATATTAAATATCGACATAGAGATTAAAGAAAAATTCATCTCTCACAAGGATTTCCGCCTTCCATTGGCAAGAAGCAAGTTAATGGCTATTCCATATATAATGGAACCTCCAGTCGAGCCGGTAGCTTACGCGTTTAAGACTCCGATTGTGGCTGTAAGAGAAGCTGGAGCAAGAGAAGCAGTAATTAATAAAGTTACGGGTCTCTTAATACCGAGAAACTTGAAAGAATTTGCTAAAGCAATAGAATTTCTTTTAGACAACCCAGATATTGCCGCTAAAATGGGAGAAAGAGGTTACTTGTTTTAA